The Aquila chrysaetos chrysaetos chromosome 7, bAquChr1.4, whole genome shotgun sequence DNA segment TGCTTCCAGGGAGGCTGGGAAGCATATGTAATcatgtttttataaagaaagaGCTCTCCTGTCTCTGACTGCTTCAttccctctctctgcagctgtgtaTTCATGACAATTACAGAAACAACCCCTTTCATAATTTCCGGCACTGCTTCTGTGTGACCCAGATGATGTACAGCATGATCTCACTCTGCAGCCTCCAGGTATGTCCCCCACCTCGATAGTATCACTCCATTTCCATCATGGGGCACATGTTTGTCCACTGAGCACCACGACACCTGTGCCacttttcttgcaaaacagCCCACCAGCTTGCTAGCAAGTGATGAGCTTTAGAGTAGCTGCACTTGTTCAgtccctggggagaggaggagagctgtTGCATTTCCACCTCTGGCTGCACAGTCAGCCATCCCATCCCAGACCCCAAGCCCCTACACAGCTTTCTGAGGCTGCTGGGAAGCTACCTTCACCTCCTGGATATCCCCAGTTTGCACAATAAAGCTCTTTTGGCACTCTGATAGCATGAAACATCGATGAATCAGATCCAAAAGCCTACTGAATTATGGTCTGTGGATATGGCCTTCATCTGTGACACAAAATGTTCCCACAAGAggttttttccaaatgtgtgCTTGCACCTAGGTGAGCTACTGCAAATAATGCCCTGCATGTACTGTATGCAAGCTTTACATTCAACCTGTACTTTGTCCAAAACTATAGgcatcatttatttttgttgactGGATAACCTGTGTTTATatattcatttcatttctgtacaAGCCAGATtttattcagttaaaaaatgcctttcttctCCTTAGTTAAACATCTTGGTTACTGGCCTAAGcctattttcttcccagtaaaAGTATGAAGAAAAACTTGCTTTAGTGGAAGTTCATCCTATTCAGAAGCTGTGGGAACACAACACTTgatttttctcactcttttcaTAACTTTAGTTAATGCAGAATGTAATGGCAACTAAGCCATCTTCCAGCCCTCCCTTAACTAATCAGGATGCTCAAATGACTTGCAAAAGACGGTACTAATATCTCAGTGCTTTTATATGATCTCTACAATAATAGCAAGTTTCAAGCAAATTGGCCCCTCTGAGCTGCTGTTATTTAATGCAACAAAGGCAAATCTGAGTCATTTTTActggaagggaaggcagaatTCTCTTTGTTGACTGAAGTAAATTGACCtatggaaaaatacttcattttgctCACATTTGCATTTCTCTAAAAAGTAAATGTGGGTagtttttttaacttcttttcatttatgGGGATAGGGGAAGTAGAAATTGTAATACTGCattaatgttttgtattttacaggAGAAATTTTCCCAAATTGACATCTTGATTCTCATGACTGCAGCAGTATGCCATGATTTGGACCATCCGGGCTATAATAACACGTAAGTCTgtctcttgctttctcttcccttaaAATTTATTGGGAAGGTAATACCAGCTGGCATTTTTGGTAGAACAGGTTTTCCTTCTCACAGCTTGAGCTGTCCATGACCTTCCCCCAAGGCCCTGCTGTTCACTCACACGTGGGCCAAGGCAGAGCTTCATGCAGAAAACTCAGGTCTGGGTTGGGGTTGCCAGCTGTCCTTGGCTCTgtaaggaaaatgtttttttcagatttctattCCAACATTTTCCCCCACTCCTGAGAAAACAAGGTAAAATGTTTCACAGCTGAGAGAGAGGGCATAAATGATTATAGCTCCATTTACTGAAATGGAATAATTACACTAAAATGCAAAGGGTGATTTAACTTACACATTATTTCATAATTATAAATCATGAAGTGCATATTATTCTATTTATTATCATGTGAGGAAATTAGAATTGTTGACCCATGGACActtttgtgtgcatgtatgtgtgtgtgaaaaagagagagagaatctAATTTACTTGGGGCCATTCATTAAATAAGGGCAGAACCCAATTCTGACTCGGATCAGTGAGAATCTCCCCATTGACATTAGTGGGTGTTGAATGAAGCCCAGACAGTTACTTCTGTGATTGTTCTATGCCACTTTAAGCTGCAGAGACTtggtaaaattttaaaaaaaccctacagcGGAATAGTGCCTGAGATGATATTAAAGTAATATCTATCGTCTCTAAAAATCTGATTTAGCGTTAACAATCAAAAACCAAACTGCAGCTAATTGAATAAGTATTGAAAAGGATGTAAATAAAAGTAAGCAGCATGGTTTAGAGCAGCTGATGTGTGTCTGCAGGAGTTCTCATTGTTTTTCATCCCATCAGCTATCAGATAAACGCACGAACTGAGCTTGCGGTACGCTACAATGACATCTCCCCACTGGAGAACCACCACTGTGCTGTGGCTTTCCAGATCATTTCCCAGCCAGAATACAACATTTTCTCCAATGTCGACCAGGACCAATTCAAACAGATAAGACAGGTATGAATGCTGGTCCCATCTGTGTCGTACAAACTGTTCCTGAAGATGTAAGCACACACAGGCTTCCCTGCTGTACAATGCAAGTGAATCATTCTCCCTAGTGGGTATGACTGAGAAAGCCCCTCACACTGGAAGGATCCAAGAGGGATTCTTGGAAAATTTCCACAGCAGCACTCCCTGGAATGTCTTGCTGAGAAATAATGAGTACATCCTGACTATTAAAGCCTATGACATTTTGGGGGTAGATATTTATATTATTGAAGAAGCCAATTAGCTCTGACTGGGAAAGGATTAAGCTCTCATGGCAGAAGTTTATGCTTTAAGAGAACattgtattaattttaagaGGGGcttcaaaatgggaaaagatttACAACAGCAGAGCATTTGTACTGTTGGAAGAGGCTCTGGTGGACTGGAAGTCATCACAGTTATCTCTGAGACAGTGAACAATGCTACAATTCCCATCAGAGCACTAAGGGCCAAAATTTGGTCTTAGTTTCCACATTGCACCTTCCTTAAACaccaaatgaaaaagcagaccAATATAAGGGCTCAAATACCGGTCTGGTTGGAGTTACTGATTCTGCCAGTACATGTGAAGCAGGCATGGACCCAAAATGGATAGATCTGTATGAAAATCCGCAACTTTAAATTAACCACATGTTTTCCCATCATAAACTCTGCCTAGCAGGAGGATACAGAACTCCTAACACATTGGCTGCATCTGGGTATTTCAAAGACCTTAATCCAAGGAGGAGAAGCACAGAGGACATCCACATCTACTGATCTTTGTCTCTTCTTGGGGCCACTAAGAGTCAGCAGCAAAACCTATAGTGCTTTCCAAGGAGCCAAAAGTGGATCTTGGCAAACAGAGTGCGGCTTTTAACATCCTGTTGTACAGTTTGTTTTTCCACAATTAGtcaatcagaaaggaaaaacctcAGTGCCTCTGGAATATCACACCAGTGTTACAGATCAATCCAACCATGATCTTCATATACCTTGAACTCTTTATAACCCTCTTCCAGTTTGCTTGGCAGTTTCAAGTCAGAAGCTTCCCCTTTCAGTATTAACAATGTAATGCATCTGAGGTTTTTTGTGTGTAAGAAAGACTCTACTTTGCTCTGCAATAGAAGACTTGGTAAAGAATGTCAAGTTAATATGTgaacatattttctttgctaGGGGATAATTACGTTAATCCTGGCTACAGACATGGCGAGACATGCAGAAATACTGGactctttcaaagaaaaaatggaaaattttgaTTACTCAAATGAAGAACACATGACCTGTGTAAGGAGGTTTTgtggattattatttttctgtgcataGTGTGAAAGCTTGTAGATTaccatttgtttgtttaaaaaccaaGATTCAATATACATTATCAGAAAAGAATCCTTCTTACGTCCTCTGCCCCACCAAAAAGAATTACAATTTGGAATTGCTCTATATAAAACAGATTAttccagctttaaaaatcttGGAGTcccatcaggaaaaaaatatatttagtctGTCAGGTCACAAACTCTTATTGTCCCTTACTGTGGGGCAAAAAGTATCCACAGGAGTACAAACTCTAGTATCCTCTATTTCCTAATGCAGTCATCTTTGACATCCAGGGAAttctttccccagctgcctCTGAGTGCTCCACAAACAACTTCATGGTCATTTGTGGCTGAATCTCTTCATGCAGCAGATGAGCGCACATCCCACTGTGACACATCCCAGCGCTACAGACAGGGAAACCAAGGCAGAAAGGGGATAAGTGATTTAGCCAGAGTAACTGGGAGAGTGGAAAAGAATCCAGATCATTTAATCCTAAAACTGtcctttctgtttgaaaacattGCCTCCCACTACATTGTAAAGACACAGGTTCTGGATAGGGGAAAAAGGGCTGGCATTAAGACTGCAGTATTAAAGTATTGTCCTCTTTCAGCTGAAGATGATACTGATAAAATGCTGTGACATCTCCAACGAAGTCCGCCCGATGGAAGTAGCAGAGCCCTGGGTAGATTGCTTACTAGAGGAATATTTTATGCAGGTAAGAATGAGGGAGAGATGCAATTGAACAAATTGCTGCTCTTCCTGAATCCCACCTCAGCTACAGGTGCTCTGCTGTCTGACAGCCCAGTCAAGCTCTAGGATGGAAAGGATTCTTTTACAGGAAGTCAGAGAAGGATATCAGCAAGAGAAGCTGTTCAGAAAGCAAGTGAATGCAATTGACTgcaatttgcagatgacagacAATAGCAACCTAGAAATCCTAATGCTAGCAGACTGAAGCTTGTTCTCTGTAAAGTGGCTGCCTTGCAAGTTCGTTTGATGTGTAAATGATTGTGGGGCCAAAAGGGCAAGAATACTGGCAAGAGAAAGTTGTCAAGTAAATTATATCAAATATCACATGGGAACTAGTTTAGATAATTTTCACTGCATGTGAACATTCCcctaaagagaaaacagaagacttgCTGAGGTGTGCACAGTCAGACTTTAAGCTCCACAAACCATTGCTCCTCACTGGATTCCCAGCTAAACACTGTTTCTGATTGATTGCTTAAAAAAGGATCCCTGGAAGAGCAGCCCTCAGCTGCCTCTGGCACACGGGCTCCTGAGCAGTGTGTACGTGCTGCAGCAGCGCAATCTTAACCTACACACAGCTGCAGTGCTCCAAGGAGATGCCAGAGCTTTCTTGTGTGTTTTGTCTATACTTTGATAGGGTGCATGCCAAGGAGGGCTTCTCACAAGAGACAGACATCTCGGATGATGTGTCAGAAACACTTCTAGCTCACTGCGTCTCCagctttttattcaaaattacAGTATCATCTGTGTGCCTTACTGTTTTGGCCATCCAGCAAAGGCACTATGTGCTGAAAGACCCAGTAATTGAGAGATAAAGTCTGCTACAGGATATCTTTTTTGCACACACAGTCTGTGACCTCCTTGCACATGAACCCACATGGAAACAGTGAGTTATGTGGTCAAGCAC contains these protein-coding regions:
- the PDE9A gene encoding high affinity cGMP-specific 3',5'-cyclic phosphodiesterase 9A isoform X4; this encodes MREEMAARSSRTNCPCKYNFLDENKRLTPRRDVPSYPKYMLSQETIEALRKPTFDVWLWEPNEMLSCLEHMYHDLGLVKDFNINPITLKRWLLCIHDNYRNNPFHNFRHCFCVTQMMYSMISLCSLQEKFSQIDILILMTAAVCHDLDHPGYNNTYQINARTELAVRYNDISPLENHHCAVAFQIISQPEYNIFSNVDQDQFKQIRQGIITLILATDMARHAEILDSFKEKMENFDYSNEEHMTCLKMILIKCCDISNEVRPMEVAEPWVDCLLEEYFMQSDREKSEGLPVAPFMDRDKVTKPTAQIGFLKFVLIPMFETVTKLFPEVEEVMLQPLWESRDHYEELKQIDDAMKELQKKKSESLTTSSTEK